In Juglans microcarpa x Juglans regia isolate MS1-56 chromosome 8D, Jm3101_v1.0, whole genome shotgun sequence, the following are encoded in one genomic region:
- the LOC121242168 gene encoding uncharacterized protein LOC121242168, whose protein sequence is MGRNTLIITFANHADKNRVESGRPWLFDGPMFVMNAFDGYTPLSKITFNAALWVQFHNLPLVGMSRECGSKRGSSLGVVEEVECRRIIHEEVGCQITDAMEVDNKQFGSWLRADSGGRKADREARAREFTNLVQGTMSVCQYAARFAELSRFASYLIPDEEKKTRKFEEELVHKAMLVEQNLNRSAELQEQRKRAAPQGFSNLDQRPRKKRNEGSSSKNNRRPNQPQNSRPNNQGNNQQRTVPARVFALTPGEAEDKNDVITGIIPLFLNKATVLFDSGATHSIISMDYVKFCPVDADEMHYNLRVSPSANDIVTCNKIILKCPITISGKEISANLIVFPMTGFDVDKLLRNGCQGFLAFVVDETREELELEEIPIVREYPEVFPEDLSGLPPKQEIEFAIELAPGTTPFSKAPYQMAPSELAELKEQLQDLLDKVVFIDDILIYSKSKAEHEDHLRQVLGTLRNKKLFAKLKKFSKEGISVDPGKIEAIVNWTQPTNVHEVRSFLGLAGYYRRFINNFSKIEVSLTALTRKNNKYEWTKNHGKVIAYASRQLKTYEQNYPTHDLELAAVVFALKIWRYYLYAERCEIYPDQKSLKYFFTQKELNMRQRRWLELVKDYDCNINYHQGKANVVVDALSRKPMGPAVATLTSQPHLIMDLERAAIEVVTGD, encoded by the exons ATGGGGAGGAACACTTTAATTATCACTTTTGCTAACCATGCAGATAAGAATCGTGTGGAGAGTGGCAGGCCATGGCTCTTCGATGGTCCCATGTTCGTGATGAATGCATTTGATGGTTACACCCCTCTTAGCAAGATCACCTTCAATGCAGCATTATGGGTCCAGTTCCATAACCTGCCTTTGGTAGGGATGTCAAGGGAGTGTGGGTCGAAACGGGGGAGTTCATTAGGTGTGGTGGAGGAGGTGGAG TGTAGAAGAATTATTCATGAGGAAGTAGGTTGCCAAATAACAGATGCTATGGAGGTTGACAACAAACAGTTTGGAAGCTGGCTTCGTGCGGACTCAGGTGGACGTAAA GCGGATAGGGAAGCTAGAGCTCGAGAGTTCACCAACTTGGTGCAAGGGACTATGAGTGTGTGCCAGTATGCTGCAAGGTTTGCGGAATTATCACGCTTTGCCTCATACCTGATTCctgatgaggaaaagaagacCAGAAAGTTTGAGGAAG aATTGGTGCACAAGGCGATGTTAGTCGAGCAGAATCTCAACAGGAGTGCTGAATTGCaagaacagagaaagagagctGCTCCACAAGGATTCTCTAATTTAGATCAAAGGCCacggaagaagagaaatgagggaaGCAGTTCAA AGAACAATAGAAGGCCCAACCAACCTCAAAACTCTAGGCCAAATAACCAAGGCAACAATCAGCAGAGGACTGTACCGGCACGAGTGTTTGCTTTAACACCGGGAGAAGCTGAGGATAAGAATGATGTCATCACAG GAATTATCCCCCTGTTTCTCAATAAGGCTACTGTTTTATTTGACTCGGGGGCTACCCACTCCATTATTTCAATGGATTATGTTAAGTTCTGCCCCGTTGATGCTGATGAGATGCATTACAATTTGAGGGTCTCACCCTCAGCAAATGATATAGTGACTTGCAACAAGATTATACTTAAGTGCCCAATAACTATTAGCGGGAAGGAAATATCAGCTAACCTGATAGTCTTTCCTATGACtgggtttgat GTTGACAAGTTATTACGTAATGGGTGTCAAGGGTTCTTGGCTTTCGTGGTGGATGAAACAAGGGAAGAGTTGGAGTTAGAAGAGATTCCTATTGTGAGAGAATATCCTGAGGTTTTTCCTGAAGATTTGTCTGGATTGCCACCCAAGCAGGAGAtagagtttgctattgagttAGCCCCAGGCACGACACCTTTTTCCAAAGCCCCTTATCAAATGGCACCATCAGAGTTAGCCGAGCTCAAAGAACAGTTGCAAGACTTATTAGACAAAG TGGTGTTTATTGACGACATATTAATCTACTCCAAGAGCAAAGCTGAACATGAAGACCATCTGAGACAAGTACTGGGGACACTCAggaataagaaattatttgctaagttgaagaagt tCTCAAAAGAAGGTATTTCAGTAGACCCCGGGAAAATTGAAGCAATAGTTAATTGGACCCAACCAACCAATGTGCATGAagttaggagtttcttgggtttggctgGATATTACCGTCGGTTTATaaacaatttctcaaaaatagagGTTTCTCTTACCGCCCTTACTAGGAAGAACAATAAGTATGAATGGACTAAAAAT CATGGGAAAGTAATAGCATATGCATCTCGACAATTGAAGACATATGAGCAAAACTACCCCActcatgatttggagttggccgCTGTTGTCTTTGCACTTAAAATCTGGAGGTATTATTTATATGCTGAAAGGTGCGAAATCTACCCGGATCagaagagtttgaaatattttttcactCAGAAGGAACTGAATatgagacagaggagatggctTGAACTAGTCAAAGATTATGACTGCAATATTAACTATCATcaaggcaaagctaatgttgtagttGATGCACTTAGCAGGAAGCCAATGGGACCAGCAGTTGCTACTCTTACCTCTCAGCCCCATTTAATAATGGATTTAGAGAGGGCTGCTATTGAGGTTGTTACTGGTGACTAG